A window from Canis lupus familiaris isolate Mischka breed German Shepherd chromosome 18, alternate assembly UU_Cfam_GSD_1.0, whole genome shotgun sequence encodes these proteins:
- the ALKBH3 gene encoding alpha-ketoglutarate-dependent dioxygenase alkB homolog 3 isoform X5, which yields MEDKRRRARVQGAWAGPAKSQATAQPAATARSHLHQRPGQTWMNQEHQLLDKQFVFKEPQQVVRRAPEPRVIDKEGVYEISVSPTGISRLCLYPGFIDLKEADWVLEQLCEVVPWKQRTGIREGPIFSFLDVTYKQPRLTAWYGELPYTYSRITMEPNPHWPAVLRTLKDQIEENTGHTFNSLLCNLYRDEKDSVDWHSDDEPSLGRCPVIASLSFGATRAFEMRRKPPPALLSGMQSRIKEAQQITTGLAWELPGQIG from the exons ATGGAGGACAAAAGACGGCGAGCCCGAGTGCAGGGAGCCTGGGCTGGCCCTGCTAAGAGCCAGGCCACTGCGCAGCCAG CTGCCACTGCTAGAAGCCATCTCCACCAGAGGCCTGGTCAGACCTGGATGAACCAGGAGCATCAGCTTTTGGACAAGCAGTTTGTGTTCAAAGAACCCCAGCAG GTAGTACGCAGAGCCCCAGAGCCACGAGTGATTGA cAAAGAGGGTGTGTATGAAATCAGCGTGTCACCCACAGGCATATCTAG GTTGTGTTTGTATCCTGGTTTTATTGACTTAAAAGAAGCCGACTGGGTATTGGAACAGCTTTGTGAGGTCGTTCCCTGGAAGCAGAGGACCGGCATCAGAGAGG gccctatattttctttcttagatgtAACTTACAAGCAACCGAGACTTACAGCATGGTATGGAGAACTTCCTTACACTTACTCAAGAATCACTATGGAACCAAATCCTCAC TGGCCTGCTGTGCTGCGCACACTAAAGGACCAAATCGAAGAGAACACCGGCCACACCTTCAATTCCTTGCTCTGCAATCTTTACCGAGATGAGAAGGACAGCGTTGACTGGCATAGCGACGATGAACCTTCGCTGGGGAGATGTCCCGTCATTGCTTCACTGAGTTTTGGTGCCACACGTGCTTTTGAGATGAGAAGGAAGCCCCCACCA GCACTACTGTCTGGAATGCAAAGCAGGATCAAAGAAGCCCAGCAGATTACAACGGGCCTTGCTTGGGAACTTCCAGGCCAGATAGGATGA